Proteins from a single region of Phycisphaeraceae bacterium D3-23:
- a CDS encoding substrate-binding domain-containing protein yields MPEIALLIETSTSWGADLVKGVGAYALAQPSWWLDVLPRGKYEPCRLAEGQPCDGVITRITGEDDLAYFESFGVPVVNVASYLHTSPHVQTCTTDDYLTGQMAADYYLRRGFAQFAYVASSRQRHGYHDLMKLGYQERLAQEGYTAVDPFDAGAVRADLPWPLQRDAMARWLADRRGPLAVFVWDDTRGRQVTEACRAAGLNVPKHVAVLSTGADEATNALSAPPLSSIMLDGQRCGRRAARLLHDMLLGQSPEAPVLIRPSNVITQKSTDHYASRDTLVNAALRTIHEHACKGLNVEQLVKRLPCSRRTFETRFQQATGSTPAREIRRVQLDRGRQLLEDTGQSIAEIAGLAGFRSPEVFAKNFSAQFTCTPSAYRQSYTHQADD; encoded by the coding sequence ATGCCCGAGATCGCGCTGCTTATCGAGACATCGACTTCATGGGGTGCCGACTTGGTCAAAGGCGTAGGCGCGTACGCGCTCGCGCAGCCGAGCTGGTGGCTCGATGTGCTGCCGCGCGGCAAGTACGAGCCCTGCCGTCTCGCGGAAGGCCAGCCGTGCGACGGCGTCATCACACGCATCACCGGCGAAGACGACCTTGCGTACTTCGAGTCGTTCGGCGTGCCGGTCGTCAACGTCGCAAGCTACCTCCACACTTCCCCGCACGTCCAGACCTGCACCACCGACGACTACCTCACCGGGCAGATGGCGGCGGACTACTACCTGAGACGGGGCTTTGCCCAGTTCGCTTACGTCGCGTCATCACGACAGCGCCATGGATACCACGACCTGATGAAGCTCGGCTACCAGGAACGCCTCGCGCAGGAGGGTTACACGGCGGTGGACCCGTTCGACGCGGGCGCGGTGCGCGCCGACCTGCCCTGGCCTTTGCAGCGCGACGCGATGGCGCGTTGGTTGGCGGATCGACGCGGGCCGCTCGCGGTGTTCGTGTGGGACGACACGCGCGGCCGGCAGGTCACCGAGGCGTGCCGCGCCGCGGGGCTCAACGTCCCCAAGCATGTCGCGGTCCTCTCGACCGGCGCCGACGAGGCCACCAATGCCCTGTCGGCCCCGCCGCTGTCGTCGATCATGCTCGATGGCCAGCGTTGCGGCCGACGCGCCGCCCGGCTCCTGCACGACATGCTCTTGGGCCAATCGCCCGAGGCCCCCGTGCTGATTCGGCCGAGCAACGTCATCACGCAGAAGTCCACCGACCACTACGCATCGCGGGACACGCTGGTCAACGCCGCGCTCCGCACGATCCACGAGCACGCCTGCAAAGGGCTCAACGTCGAGCAGCTGGTCAAACGCCTGCCGTGCAGCCGACGCACGTTCGAGACACGCTTCCAGCAGGCGACGGGCAGCACGCCGGCACGCGAGATCCGCCGGGTCCAGCTCGACCGCGGACGCCAGCTGCTCGAAGACACCGGCCAGAGCATCGCCGAGATCGCCGGGCTCGCCGGCTTCCGCTCGCCCGAAGTCTTTGCCAAAAATTTCTCCGCGCAGTTCACCTGCACCCCCAGCGCCTACCGTCAAAGCTATACCCACCAGGCCGACGACTGA
- a CDS encoding PEP-CTERM sorting domain-containing protein (PEP-CTERM proteins occur, often in large numbers, in the proteomes of bacteria that also encode an exosortase, a predicted intramembrane cysteine proteinase. The presence of a PEP-CTERM domain at a protein's C-terminus predicts cleavage within the sorting domain, followed by covalent anchoring to some some component of the (usually Gram-negative) cell surface. Many PEP-CTERM proteins exhibit an unusual sequence composition that includes large numbers of potential glycosylation sites. Expression of one such protein has been shown restore the ability of a bacterium to form floc, a type of biofilm.), whose product MNRLNVNVLLAGGLVCLAGSAQGGLVGLWEFENAGNPGAATVGNDLTYNNINARLATQTGPAGDGAVSIGVGDSFSVNHDIAPNGGSASYVNEYTVVYDLYLPAATDATWRSLLQTTTTPDGNDGDVFVSTGNNVGVSSIGYSTGTLAADTWYRVVFSADIGAAGSSFFTTVLDTGGNVVWSFDHTEQGLDGRHALYSTANDNIVHFFADNDGEDNEVYTSNLALFDDNLSPQAASALGAPGTPIVPEPGSLALLGLGGLMIARRRRTN is encoded by the coding sequence ATGAATCGCTTGAATGTAAACGTGCTGTTGGCCGGCGGTCTGGTGTGCTTGGCGGGCTCGGCCCAGGGCGGGCTTGTCGGCCTGTGGGAGTTCGAGAACGCGGGCAACCCCGGGGCCGCGACGGTCGGCAACGACCTCACCTACAACAACATCAACGCCAGACTGGCCACACAGACCGGCCCGGCAGGCGACGGCGCGGTCAGCATCGGTGTGGGCGACTCGTTCTCGGTGAACCACGACATCGCGCCCAACGGCGGGAGCGCCTCCTACGTCAACGAGTACACCGTCGTCTACGACCTGTACCTCCCCGCCGCGACCGACGCCACCTGGCGCTCGCTGCTCCAGACCACCACCACGCCCGACGGCAACGACGGCGACGTGTTCGTCTCCACCGGCAACAACGTCGGCGTCAGCTCGATCGGCTACTCCACCGGCACGCTCGCCGCCGACACCTGGTACCGCGTCGTCTTCTCCGCCGACATCGGTGCCGCCGGCTCGTCGTTCTTCACCACCGTCCTCGACACCGGCGGCAACGTCGTTTGGAGCTTCGACCACACCGAGCAAGGCCTCGACGGCCGACATGCCCTCTACTCCACCGCGAACGACAACATCGTCCACTTCTTCGCAGACAACGACGGCGAAGACAACGAAGTCTACACCTCCAACCTCGCACTCTTCGACGACAACCTCTCCCCGCAAGCCGCAAGCGCGCTGGGGGCGCCTGGCACCCCCATCGTCCCCGAGCCCGGCTCGCTGGCGCTGCTCGGCCTGGGCGGCCTGATGATCGCCCGCCGACGACGCACAAACTAA
- a CDS encoding prepilin-type N-terminal cleavage/methylation domain-containing protein yields the protein MRTRPNAFTLIELLVVISIIALLIGILLPALGAARKSARDTRCKSRLKQVGIMEQAFVADNKGELVDMQRIVGGVEWSWRGILYKEYANQTPDIYDCPEETEARYADGAFDDRGQVTAGETYLRSGTGAVNVHWRSPGFMPPHGRRAPYDVVPYGSALPISKLSNASAASGTPSFGDGSSSYDANGNFIAYGEDSFWIEKLSAVASPGYDRSAVAGGVGEQGLERHGDRYAANYVYLDGHVATTDARDIECSTDACDWDLQQDPH from the coding sequence ATGCGAACCCGCCCCAATGCGTTCACCCTCATCGAACTGCTGGTCGTCATCTCCATCATCGCGCTGCTGATCGGGATCCTGCTGCCCGCGCTGGGCGCAGCGCGCAAGAGCGCGCGGGACACCCGCTGCAAGTCCCGCCTCAAACAGGTCGGCATCATGGAGCAGGCCTTCGTCGCCGACAACAAGGGCGAGCTGGTCGATATGCAGCGGATCGTCGGCGGCGTGGAGTGGTCCTGGCGTGGCATCCTGTACAAGGAATACGCGAACCAGACGCCCGACATCTACGACTGCCCCGAGGAGACCGAGGCCCGCTACGCCGACGGCGCGTTCGACGACCGCGGCCAGGTCACCGCGGGCGAGACCTACCTGCGCAGCGGCACGGGCGCGGTGAATGTCCACTGGCGTTCGCCGGGGTTCATGCCGCCCCACGGCCGACGCGCACCGTACGACGTCGTGCCTTACGGCAGCGCGCTGCCGATCTCGAAACTCAGCAACGCGTCGGCCGCGTCGGGAACCCCGAGCTTCGGGGACGGCAGCAGCTCGTATGACGCCAACGGCAACTTCATCGCCTACGGCGAAGACAGCTTCTGGATCGAAAAACTCTCGGCCGTCGCGTCCCCCGGCTACGACCGGTCCGCCGTCGCGGGTGGCGTCGGCGAACAAGGCCTCGAACGCCACGGCGACCGCTACGCCGCGAACTACGTCTACCTCGACGGCCACGTCGCCACCACCGACGCCCGCGACATCGAGTGCTCCACCGACGCCTGCGACTGGGACCTGCAACAAGACCCGCACTAA
- a CDS encoding glycoside hydrolase family 15 protein: MTKRYDNNYHMGLIGNGRTGALVRKDAAIVFACLPDFDSGSAFCSLLDKGRGGEMGVAMIGGKPVGQRYREHTNILVTTFEGKDGSFEVIDFMPRYRMAGRHEVPYAPPDIVRVFRPLAGTPRVKIDYRPALEYGRYETSTRQLREGLYKSSCVGKTAGINHYESIYLYTDLDKKSICGGKAFTLERDEHLLLTYNDKLHPIDSERVRLLLAQTEAYWLGWSATTHAPGRYREQILRSALALKLMQFGETGALVAAPTTSLPETIGEERNWDYRFCWIRDASMTVSVLNKIGHHDMAHQFVHWVMDNTPTKDDPLQIMYGLRGERTLTERSLDHLAGYHGSSPVRTGNAAYKQKQHDIYGAVLDVFWQSLEHFATRLDVVEDLWTRVRAVFRTVELIWKKPDRGIWEFRGAKRHFVFSKVLCWVAADRAVRIAERLGQVRWAESHRGLADAIRKDICKHGWSDTAGAFTQTYGSDALDASNLLMADYGFCAPDDPQYVATVNKTWDDLGRGEGLLMRYRAADDFGEPSSAFTVCCFWGVKALIHIGEYERARAAFDRLLEDTNHLGLLAEDLDVNNRRQLGNFPQAYSHLALIDTALALDDLEKRNGEENLLDQTAR; encoded by the coding sequence ATGACAAAACGCTACGACAACAACTACCACATGGGGCTCATCGGCAACGGCCGGACCGGCGCGCTTGTCCGCAAAGACGCCGCGATCGTCTTCGCCTGCCTGCCCGACTTCGACTCGGGCTCCGCCTTCTGCTCGCTGCTGGACAAAGGCCGCGGCGGCGAGATGGGCGTGGCCATGATCGGCGGCAAGCCCGTCGGGCAGCGCTACCGCGAGCACACCAACATCCTCGTCACCACCTTCGAAGGCAAAGACGGCAGCTTCGAAGTCATCGACTTCATGCCACGCTACCGCATGGCAGGCCGGCACGAAGTCCCCTACGCGCCGCCCGACATCGTCCGCGTGTTCAGGCCCCTCGCCGGTACCCCGCGCGTGAAGATCGACTACCGCCCGGCCCTCGAGTACGGCCGATACGAAACCTCCACACGCCAGCTCCGCGAGGGGCTCTACAAAAGCAGTTGCGTCGGCAAGACCGCCGGCATCAACCACTACGAATCGATCTACCTCTACACCGACCTGGACAAGAAAAGTATCTGTGGCGGCAAGGCGTTCACCCTCGAACGCGACGAGCACCTCTTACTCACCTACAACGACAAGCTCCACCCGATCGACTCCGAACGCGTCCGCCTGCTGCTCGCACAGACCGAGGCGTACTGGCTGGGCTGGAGCGCGACGACCCACGCGCCCGGGCGCTACCGCGAACAGATCCTGCGCAGCGCGCTGGCCCTCAAGCTCATGCAGTTCGGCGAGACCGGCGCGCTCGTCGCCGCGCCCACCACCTCGCTCCCCGAGACCATCGGCGAAGAACGCAACTGGGACTACCGATTCTGCTGGATACGCGACGCCTCCATGACCGTCTCCGTGCTCAATAAGATCGGCCACCACGACATGGCCCACCAGTTCGTCCACTGGGTCATGGACAATACCCCCACCAAAGACGACCCGCTCCAGATCATGTACGGCCTGCGCGGTGAACGCACACTCACCGAACGATCCCTCGACCACCTCGCCGGCTACCACGGCTCGTCCCCCGTCCGCACCGGCAACGCCGCGTACAAACAAAAACAACACGACATCTACGGCGCGGTCCTCGACGTCTTCTGGCAGTCGCTCGAACACTTCGCCACCCGGCTGGACGTCGTCGAAGACCTGTGGACCCGGGTCCGCGCGGTGTTCCGTACCGTCGAGCTGATCTGGAAAAAACCCGACCGCGGGATCTGGGAGTTCCGCGGCGCCAAGCGTCACTTCGTCTTCAGCAAGGTCCTCTGCTGGGTCGCCGCCGACCGCGCCGTGCGCATCGCCGAGCGCTTGGGCCAGGTACGCTGGGCCGAGTCCCACCGCGGGCTGGCCGACGCGATCCGCAAGGACATCTGCAAGCACGGTTGGTCGGACACCGCCGGAGCGTTCACGCAGACCTACGGCAGCGACGCGCTCGACGCCTCGAACCTGCTCATGGCCGACTATGGCTTCTGCGCGCCCGACGATCCGCAATACGTTGCGACGGTCAACAAGACCTGGGACGACCTGGGCCGTGGTGAAGGTTTATTGATGCGGTACCGCGCCGCCGACGACTTCGGCGAACCCTCCAGCGCGTTCACGGTCTGCTGCTTCTGGGGCGTGAAAGCGCTCATCCACATCGGCGAGTACGAACGCGCCCGCGCCGCGTTCGACCGGCTGCTCGAAGATACCAACCACCTCGGGCTCCTGGCCGAGGACCTTGATGTCAACAACCGCCGACAGCTGGGTAACTTCCCGCAGGCCTACTCGCACCTCGCGTTGATCGACACCGCGCTGGCGCTCGACGACCTGGAGAAGCGCAACGGCGAAGAAAACCTGCTGGACCAGACCGCGCGCTAA
- a CDS encoding bifunctional alpha,alpha-trehalose-phosphate synthase (UDP-forming)/trehalose-phosphatase, translating into MTRLITVSNRLPVQLNDQGQLVRSGGGLASAMSALDHADQLWIGWPGQIDGSRQGELAQRLRDEQGCVPVFLDDDLFEAFYDGYANATLWPLLHYMTDRAKFEPDWFEAYRVANERFADAVLAEAREGDTVWVHDYQLMLLPAILRERSPSMKIGYFLHVPFPSHEVFRVLPEREHLLAGLLGADVIGFHTFGYLRHFRSALLRGLEQESLPGSAVVAGRLVRMGVYPIGHNRAGFDRAIASPQYTEHLRELSEEFEGRRLVLSVERLDYTKGIPQKLASIDRFLADHPERREDTVFLIIAVPSRQGVEEYQQLTEQVQLAVGEINGRYSTFSRQPVHFYHRGTDPVHLAALYALADVALVTPLIDGMNLVAKEYTDCKGAPGARPGVLVLSEMAGAAQELAGAILVNPYDTQGVSEAIGEALTRSPEEAEHAMAPMRRRVRDVDAAAWARGFVTDLTNEQRAPYDPAAKPDDDLINTLASAKKLALILDYDGTLRAFTAKPEDAVPGDATLALLAALAEKSGVELAIVSGRPEQFLEQHLGKLRVAMFAEHGFRYRAAGDDPAWIDTNPRADVSWPAAVLPILEMASSLTPGTHVEQKRSALVWHYRRADPEFGAWKAGELLGELTEVVANLPVEVNHGHKIVEVASQQVSKGAALDMLMQRYTPDRALCCGDDRTDEKMFARRDAYPNLETIKVGPGETRAAWRVADVAAIHTLLQRLLDSRP; encoded by the coding sequence ATGACCCGCCTGATCACCGTCTCTAACCGCCTGCCCGTCCAGCTCAACGACCAGGGCCAACTTGTCCGTAGCGGCGGGGGGCTCGCCTCCGCGATGAGCGCGCTCGACCACGCCGACCAGCTCTGGATCGGCTGGCCCGGACAGATCGATGGGTCTCGGCAAGGCGAACTCGCCCAGCGTCTGCGCGATGAGCAGGGGTGCGTCCCCGTCTTCCTCGACGACGACCTCTTCGAAGCGTTCTACGACGGCTACGCCAACGCAACGCTCTGGCCGCTGCTGCACTACATGACCGACCGCGCGAAGTTCGAGCCCGACTGGTTCGAGGCCTACCGCGTCGCCAACGAACGCTTCGCCGACGCCGTACTCGCCGAGGCCCGCGAAGGCGACACCGTCTGGGTCCATGACTACCAGCTCATGCTCCTGCCCGCGATCCTGCGCGAGCGCAGCCCATCGATGAAGATCGGCTACTTCCTCCACGTCCCGTTCCCCTCGCACGAGGTCTTCCGCGTGCTGCCCGAGCGCGAGCACCTGCTCGCCGGGCTCCTGGGCGCGGACGTGATCGGGTTCCACACCTTCGGCTACCTGCGCCACTTCCGCTCGGCGCTGCTGCGTGGGCTCGAGCAGGAGTCGCTCCCGGGCAGCGCGGTCGTCGCCGGCCGACTGGTACGCATGGGCGTCTACCCGATCGGGCACAACCGCGCGGGCTTCGACCGCGCGATCGCGTCGCCCCAATACACCGAGCACCTGCGCGAGCTAAGCGAAGAATTCGAGGGCCGACGCCTCGTGCTCAGCGTCGAAAGACTCGACTATACGAAGGGCATCCCGCAGAAGCTCGCGTCGATCGATCGCTTCCTGGCGGACCACCCCGAGCGGCGGGAAGACACGGTGTTCCTGATTATCGCCGTGCCGTCGCGGCAGGGGGTCGAGGAGTATCAGCAGCTGACCGAGCAGGTACAGCTCGCGGTGGGCGAGATTAACGGGCGATACAGCACATTCAGCCGGCAGCCCGTTCACTTTTATCACCGAGGGACAGACCCGGTCCATCTGGCGGCGCTGTATGCGCTCGCCGATGTCGCGCTGGTGACGCCGTTGATCGACGGGATGAACCTGGTTGCCAAGGAGTACACAGACTGCAAGGGCGCGCCCGGCGCTCGGCCCGGCGTGCTGGTGCTGTCGGAGATGGCGGGCGCGGCGCAGGAACTGGCCGGCGCGATCCTCGTGAACCCGTATGACACGCAGGGTGTCAGCGAGGCGATCGGCGAGGCCCTGACACGCTCGCCCGAGGAGGCGGAGCACGCGATGGCGCCGATGCGGCGGCGTGTGCGCGACGTCGACGCCGCGGCGTGGGCACGCGGTTTTGTCACCGACCTCACCAACGAGCAGCGCGCACCTTACGACCCCGCCGCCAAGCCCGACGACGACCTGATCAACACGCTGGCGTCCGCCAAAAAACTTGCGCTGATCCTCGACTACGACGGCACGCTCCGGGCGTTCACCGCCAAGCCCGAGGACGCCGTACCCGGCGACGCAACCCTCGCGCTGCTCGCCGCGCTCGCCGAGAAGTCCGGGGTCGAACTCGCGATCGTCTCGGGCCGGCCCGAGCAGTTCCTCGAACAACACCTGGGCAAGCTCCGCGTCGCGATGTTCGCCGAACACGGCTTCCGCTACCGCGCGGCGGGCGACGACCCGGCATGGATCGACACCAACCCCCGCGCGGACGTGAGCTGGCCCGCCGCGGTGCTGCCGATCCTCGAGATGGCGTCGTCGCTCACCCCGGGCACACACGTCGAGCAGAAACGCTCCGCCCTGGTTTGGCACTACCGACGCGCCGACCCCGAGTTTGGCGCGTGGAAGGCCGGCGAACTCCTGGGCGAACTCACCGAAGTAGTCGCGAACCTGCCCGTCGAGGTCAACCACGGCCACAAGATCGTCGAGGTCGCCAGCCAGCAGGTCAGCAAGGGCGCCGCCCTCGACATGCTCATGCAGCGATACACCCCCGATAGGGCGCTGTGCTGCGGCGACGACCGGACCGATGAAAAAATGTTCGCCCGGCGCGACGCCTATCCTAATCTCGAAACCATCAAGGTCGGCCCGGGCGAGACCCGCGCCGCGTGGCGCGTCGCCGACGTCGCCGCCATCCACACCCTGCTCCAACGACTGCTAGATTCCCGACCATGA
- a CDS encoding zinc-binding alcohol dehydrogenase family protein translates to MKAIGLKQYLPIDNPDALIDFEQDRPVPTGRDLLVAIHAVAVNPVDYKVRAPQGGGPTDDRAEDPPRILGWDASGIVEAVGPHATLFKPGDAVYYAGDITRPGCNAEYQLVDERIVGPKPQSLSHAQAAALPLTTITAYEAFFDRLGIDRDGDSAGQSLLIIGGAGGVGSIGIQLAKHAKLRVIATASRPESVAWVKSLGADNVINHREPLRPQVEALGLQYVDHLALFNDTDGHWPAATDLIRPQGTIVSIVENQQPLAMDTLKAKAAALAWEFMFARSMFETPDMAEQHKLLAWVAQQIDAGKIQTTVAKVMTPIDAANLRQAHAELEAGSATGKIVLEGF, encoded by the coding sequence ATGAAAGCCATCGGACTCAAACAATACCTCCCCATCGACAACCCCGACGCGCTGATCGACTTCGAGCAAGACCGGCCCGTGCCGACCGGGCGCGACCTGCTCGTCGCGATACACGCCGTCGCGGTCAACCCGGTCGACTACAAGGTCCGCGCACCCCAAGGCGGCGGGCCAACCGATGACCGAGCCGAAGACCCGCCACGCATCCTCGGCTGGGACGCGAGCGGCATCGTCGAGGCCGTCGGCCCCCACGCGACACTGTTCAAGCCCGGCGACGCGGTCTACTACGCCGGGGATATCACCCGGCCCGGGTGCAACGCCGAGTACCAACTCGTCGACGAACGCATCGTCGGCCCCAAGCCCCAATCGCTCTCGCACGCACAGGCCGCCGCGCTCCCGCTCACCACGATCACCGCCTACGAGGCCTTCTTCGACCGCCTGGGCATCGACCGTGACGGCGATAGCGCAGGCCAGTCCCTGCTCATCATCGGCGGCGCGGGCGGCGTCGGGTCGATCGGCATCCAGCTCGCCAAGCACGCCAAGCTCCGCGTCATCGCCACCGCCTCCCGCCCCGAGTCGGTCGCGTGGGTCAAGTCGCTGGGCGCAGACAACGTCATCAACCACCGCGAACCCCTACGCCCGCAGGTCGAAGCGCTCGGGCTCCAGTACGTCGACCACCTCGCGCTCTTCAACGACACCGACGGCCACTGGCCCGCCGCGACCGACCTGATTCGGCCCCAGGGCACCATCGTCTCGATTGTCGAGAACCAACAGCCCCTGGCGATGGACACGCTGAAGGCCAAGGCCGCCGCGCTCGCGTGGGAGTTTATGTTTGCGCGGTCGATGTTCGAGACGCCCGACATGGCTGAGCAACACAAACTACTCGCGTGGGTCGCGCAGCAGATCGACGCGGGGAAGATCCAGACGACCGTGGCCAAGGTGATGACGCCCATCGACGCGGCGAACCTGCGCCAGGCCCACGCCGAACTCGAAGCGGGCTCGGCGACGGGGAAGATCGTGCTCGAAGGGTTTTAG
- a CDS encoding transcriptional regulator — protein MNKPTPPTDDEDRRYAYDGLERVIHEKARLGIMTSLVTHPAGLVFTDLKQLVGLTDGNLNRHLAVLEEAGFVEPHAVKAAQGPKRGRGKRPTQYKLTRLGRKRFLDYIGQLEQVVRDAGEVAPATNARPAKA, from the coding sequence GTGAATAAACCCACCCCCCCCACCGATGATGAAGACCGCCGCTACGCCTACGACGGGCTCGAGCGTGTGATCCACGAGAAGGCCCGACTGGGCATCATGACCTCGCTGGTCACCCACCCCGCGGGGCTGGTGTTCACCGACCTCAAGCAGCTTGTCGGCCTGACCGACGGCAACCTCAACCGCCACCTGGCCGTGCTCGAAGAGGCGGGCTTTGTCGAGCCCCACGCGGTCAAGGCGGCCCAGGGCCCCAAGCGCGGCCGGGGCAAACGCCCGACGCAGTACAAGCTCACCCGGCTTGGACGCAAACGCTTCCTCGACTATATCGGCCAGCTCGAGCAGGTCGTGCGCGACGCGGGGGAGGTTGCGCCGGCGACCAACGCGCGGCCGGCGAAGGCGTGA
- a CDS encoding tetratricopeptide repeat protein, whose protein sequence is MPLYPTRFLLTLTMSCALVGCQGPRSLPAGSTPPAPTISAQQQAAAEALVDEGQALTEQGNTEEALDAFTQALQRNPKLTDAHLGIGGVFRTQGDYDRAAAAYRNAIFTDPNNFDARYFYGLTNQLDGLTEAAIASYQRALVLRPNSFPANRDMGSAHLQHGDAEAAIPYAQRATELDPESQAAWANLAAAYSLVGDYTGAVEAFRQTLELGDPAEPILLGLADAHIQLGNYQRAENVLRATLRTESGAIGYERLGFVLFRQARFEDGLAAYMEALKTEPEDLASLNGAGVCLMAMYLEGGEYDDALRARALAKWRTSLEIDRSQSMIIDLIARYSKE, encoded by the coding sequence ATGCCACTATACCCGACCCGTTTCCTGCTCACGCTCACGATGTCCTGCGCCCTGGTGGGCTGTCAGGGCCCGCGCTCACTCCCCGCAGGCAGCACGCCCCCCGCCCCCACGATCTCGGCCCAGCAGCAGGCCGCGGCCGAGGCGCTGGTCGACGAAGGCCAGGCACTCACCGAGCAGGGCAACACCGAGGAAGCCCTCGACGCATTCACCCAGGCGCTTCAGCGGAACCCCAAGCTCACCGACGCCCACCTCGGCATCGGCGGCGTCTTCCGGACCCAGGGCGACTACGACCGCGCCGCCGCCGCCTACCGTAACGCGATCTTCACCGACCCCAATAACTTCGACGCCCGCTACTTCTACGGGCTGACCAACCAGCTCGACGGGCTCACCGAGGCCGCGATCGCCTCCTACCAGCGTGCGCTCGTCCTCCGTCCCAACAGCTTCCCCGCCAACCGCGATATGGGTTCGGCCCACCTCCAGCACGGCGACGCCGAGGCCGCGATCCCCTACGCCCAGCGCGCGACCGAGCTCGACCCCGAGTCCCAGGCCGCCTGGGCCAACCTCGCCGCCGCGTACTCCCTCGTCGGTGACTACACCGGCGCGGTCGAGGCCTTCCGCCAGACCCTTGAGCTCGGCGACCCGGCCGAGCCGATCCTGCTCGGCCTCGCCGACGCGCATATCCAACTGGGCAACTACCAGCGTGCCGAAAACGTCCTCCGCGCCACGCTCCGCACCGAGTCGGGCGCGATCGGGTACGAACGCCTGGGCTTTGTCCTGTTCCGTCAAGCACGCTTCGAGGACGGGCTCGCCGCCTATATGGAAGCGCTCAAGACCGAGCCCGAAGACCTCGCCTCGCTCAACGGGGCCGGCGTTTGCCTCATGGCGATGTATCTCGAAGGCGGCGAGTACGACGATGCGCTGCGCGCCCGGGCCCTGGCCAAGTGGCGCACGAGCCTGGAGATCGATCGAAGCCAGTCGATGATCATCGACCTCATCGCCCGTTACAGCAAAGAGTAG